The Kribbella jejuensis genome segment CGACACCACGGCCTGGACCGGTGGCCCGAACAGCTGGCTGCAGCTCGATCTCGGCAAGCCGCGGCCGGTGAACGACGTGCGAGTGGAATGGGGCGCGGACTACTCCCCCGACTACACCGTGCAGGTGTCGAACGACGGGAAGAAGTTCACCGAGGCCGGCCGGATCGGCTCGCCCGGTGGTGACCAGGTCAGCCGTACCCGGTTCGCCACCGTCAGCGCGCGCTACGTCAGGGTCGCGATGACCGGCGCCGACTCGTTCACCGTCAGGGAACTCCAGCTCAGAGCCGCACCGGTCGTCGCGCCGCAGCCGAAGCTCGTGCAGATCAGCAATCCGACCGAGGACGGCGTGGTCGCCGACTTCGACGCCACTGCGTACGGCGCGGATCCGACCGGCAAACGCGATTCGACGAAGGCGATCCAGCAGGCGATCTACGCCTGTCAGGACGCGGGCGGCGGAACCGTCTGGCTGCCGGCCGGGCGGTACAAGGTGACCGACACGATCGAGGTGCACGGGTTCTGCACGCTGCGCGGCGACCACGGGCCGAAGCTCGGCAGCGGCACGGTCGTGATCGCGGACTTGGCGTCAGGCGACGACGGGCCGAGCCTGTTCCGGATCGGCGGCAGCGCCGGCGTCCTCGGCGTCACGACGTACTACCCGAACCAGAACGCGGCGGACCCGGTGCCGTACAACTACACGTTCGAGATCCCCGGCGGCGCCTGGATCGGGAACGAGAACTACATGATGTCGACGGTCGCCGACGTCACGATGCTGAACTCGTACCGCGGGATCGGCGTCAGCACGATGCCCAACGACCACGGCAACGCACCGAGTTCGGGGCAGGTGCACGAGTCGACGACGATCCGCAACGTGACCGGTACGGCGCTGTTCGAGGGCGCCCGTGCCTACAACGGCGCCGACGTCGGCACCTGGGAGAACGTTGCCTTCAGCAACTCGTACTGGTCGTCGGCGCCTGCCGCCTTCCACCCGCCGGCCCGGACCACGCTCGATACCTGGACCCGCGCACACGGCACCGGTCTCGTGCTCGGTGACCTCGAGTGGGACCAGTTCTACCGGGTCGCCGTGTCCGACTACGCGGTCGGCATCCATGTCGTCGCCGGTCAGCGCGCACAATTCACGGGCAGCTTCCTGCAGCCGGACATCCGCCGGACCGGGACCGGTATCAAGGTCGACGTGATGGACGACCGCTGGGGTATGACACTGGCGGGCGGACATGTGGACGGCGGGATCACGAACAACTCGCGCGGCTACGTGAAGATCACCGGCACCGAGGTCGTCGGCGCGCAGACCGGGATCATCCACCACATGTCCGGTACCGCACCGACGTACACGCAGAAGCCGTTGCCCAAGCCGGTCCAGAAGCTGTACGTCGTGAACGCGCCGCACGGAGTCGGTTACCTGCCCGCCGCGGATGCGACGCGCGACGTGCAGAAGGTGCTCGACCGGGCCGGGCGCGACGGCGGCGGGATCGTGTACCTGCCCGCCGGCTGGTACCGGATCATTACGCATCTGAACGTGCCGGCGAGGGTCGAGCTGCGTGGCGCGTCCGCCGTACCGAACCGGGACGAGGGCGGTTTGAGCGGCGGGACGGTGCTGCAGGCGCTCGAGAAGAACACCGGCACGGCGCTGGTCACGTTGCAGAACCGGGCCGGAGTGCGCGGGCTGCGGGTGTTCTATCCGGAGAACAATCCGGCGGACGGTGTGGTGCCGTATCCGTACGCCATCCGCGGGCACGCCGGCGGGAACTACGTCATCAACGCCGGGTTCCCGAACGCGTGGAACGGGATCGACCTGAGCGGCGACGACGTCGTTGTACGGAAGATCGCCGGCGCGTTCTTCGACCACGCGATCTCGATCGGGGCCGGACGCAACGGCCGGATCGAGGGCGTGCTGTCGAACGGCAACGCGGTGACGCGGGTCGGGTACCAGCAGCCGTACTGGATGAACGAGGGCAACATCTTCGAGCTCGTCATCGACAAGTACATGCGCAAGACCGCGAAGATCGTCACCGTCGACGGCGCACGTGGGTTGACCTTACTGAACGTGTTCGCGTACGGCTTCCACGACGGGCTGGTGGTCAACGACGGGCAGGTCTCCGCGTTCAACCTGGGGACCGACAACCTCGGGAGCGACGGTCACACCGTGCAGGTCGTGAAGGGTGAGGTCGAGGCGACCAACCTGGCCCGGTACAACGGCGCCACGCTGAGCGGTACGGCGACGTTGCACAACGTGATGGTGATCAACGTGGTGCAGCGCAGTGTCAAGGTGCAGCCGAACGGGAACGGTACTGTCGCGATTGCCGGCAACGAGTCCGAGCCCGGAACGTACGAGGTCGGCGCGCAGGTCACCGTGACGGCGACGCCCGGATCGGATAGCGTTTTCCGGGACTGGACCGTGAACGGGACCGTGGTGGCGACAACGCCGTCGTACACCTTCACCGTGGCAACGGACCAGATACTGACCGCCAACTTCACCCTGAAGTAACCGAAGTAGGAGCGAGATGGCTGACACACAACAGCAGGTCGCGATCGTCGGGTGCGGGATCATCGGGCGTACCCACGCCAAGACCGTCGCGGAACGCCCGGACGCGGTCGTCACCGCCCTGGTGGACGGTGACGTCACGGCCCGGGAGGCGCTCCGGGACCAGTTGGTCGAGCTCGGCCGGCCGGAACCGAAGCTGTTCGAGGACCTGACCGCGGCGCTGAGCGGGTCGGACGTCACGCTGGTCGCGATCTGCACCCCGAGCGGTACGCACGCGGCGCTGGCCGAGCAGGCGCTGGACGCGAAGGTGCACGTGGTGATCGAGAAGCCGCTCGACGTCGACCTGATCCGGGCTCGGCGGCTCGGCGCGGCGGCCGCTCGGGCCGCGAACCACGGCGTCGTCGCGTCGGTGATCAGCCAGCACCGGTTCGACGCCGGCAGCGCGGTGGTGAAGCAGGCGATCGACGCCGGCAGGTTCGGGCAGCTGACGTCGGCGGTCGCTTCGGTGGCCTGGTGGCGCAGCGACGAGTACTACGCGTCCGCCGGCTGGCGCGGTACGTGGGCGCAGGACGGTGGCGGCGCGCTGATGAACCAAGGCGTGCACACGGTCGACCTGATGTTGTGGTTCATGGGCCGCCCGGTGACGATCCAGGCGCAAGCGCTGCGGGCCGCGCATCACGCGATCGAGGTCGAGGACACGGTCGTCGCGACCCTCACGTTCGAGAACGGCGCCGTCGGTACGCTGCACGCGACGACGGCGGCGTTCCCGGGCGGCCGCACACGCGTCTCGGTCCACGGCACCCAGGGTGGCGCCGAGGTCGAGGACGACCTGCTCGCCCGCCTGAACCTGGACGGTAAGCAGGAGGACCAGCCGATCGACGTGGGCGATCCCGGCGGTCACACAGCGCAGTACGCCGACATCCTCAAGGCCATCGCCGACGGCACGCCGCCTGCCATCACGGTCCAGGACGCCATCGACGCCCTGGCCACAGTCCGGGCCGTCTACATCGCGTCCACCTTGCAGCGCCCGGTGAAGTTCATCGACGTACTGGAAGGCCGCTACGACGACGTCGATGTCTCCCGAGGCATCGGGCTCCCGCCCAACTGACGGACCGCCAGTCGAAGGACAAGGCCGCAGCTGGCCTCCTCTTTCCGCGAGCTCGGCGCCGCTAGGCGCCGGGCTCGCGGTCGTTCAGGATGCGCTGGTAGAGATTGCAGTCCTGCCACTGGCCGTCGATGTGCAGGTACGTCGGCGCCATGCCGATCTGCTGGAAGCCTGTGCGCTCCAGCACCCGCTGCGACGCGACATTGGCGGTGAGAGTGCTGGCTTCGATGCGGTGGAGTTTCAGCTGCGTGTCGGCGATCTCGGCGACTGCCTCGACGGCGCGGGTCGCCAGGCCGCGGCCGACCGAGTCGACCGAGATCCAGTAGCCGAGGCTCGCACTGCGGAACGGACCGGGGACCAGGTCGCTCAACGTGATCGCACCGACGATCCGGGAACCGGATGCCAGCACCCACGGCACCACCTGGCCGTTCTTGTAGCGCTCGAGCTGGTAGTTCATCCGTTCGACCTGACCGGCCGTCGTGAACCATTTCTCGGTGCGCACCGGCTCCCACGGACGGAGATGCTCGCGGCTCAGAACCTGTTCGTCGGCCAAAGCGGGAGCGTCATCGAGGGTAGCGATCCGGAGTTCGACATCGGGCGTCAGAGGGCGGGGACCAATCACTTGGGCAGCCTACGTGCCTGACTCGACCCCGACACCCGAGGGGTGAACGCGTCGTGGAAGATCGTCGACGCCGCCCCGACCGCGGCCGCGTCGGTCTTCAGCATCGACTCCTCGACCACGACCGGCCGGGTCTCGCGGGCGACCGGATGCGCGTTCACCGCGCGCCCGATCTCGTGCAGGAAGATCTCCGAGATGTCCTTCCCGAACGCCGGCCCACCGAGGACCAGCAGATCGATGTCGAGCAGATCGACGAGCCCGACCGCGCCCTGCCCGATCACTCGAGCCACCTGCCGCACCGCCTGCACGGCGGCCTCGTTGCCAGCGGCCGCCGCGTGACAGACCGCCTTGTACCGCGAGGCTTCGTCGGTCGCGCCCGGATCGGTCTCGACGTACCCGAACTCGGCTGCGATGACGGGCAGCGACGCGGTCGGGTTGCACTCGGGCAGCATCCGCGGCCCGTTCTCCACGTCCCACTCCCCCACGCGCAACGCCGCGACCTGCCCGAACTCACCGGCGTTCGACGTACCGCCGCGGTAGATCGACCCGTTCAGGAACAGCCCGCTCCCCACGCCCGTACCGAGGTACAGGTACGCGAAGTCCCGCGCCCGCGCCGAACGCCCGATCCAGCGTTCGCCGATCGCGGCCGCCGTACCGTCCTTCTCCACGAGCACCGGGTGGTTGAGCCGCTCCTGCAGCAGCTGCCGGATCTTGAGCCCGCGCCAGGCCGGCTGCAACGGCAACGCGAGCAGCGACCCGTCGGCATCGATCGGCCCCGGTACGGCAACGCCGACGCCGAGCATCGACTCCAGGTCCACCTGGCTGATGCTGAGCGCCGCGGTCACAGTCGCCGCGGTCAGATCCACGAGCTTCCCCGCCTCGAGATCCTCCGCCAGGTCGACGGTCTCGCGGCGGACGATCTGACCGTCCAGGTCGACGACCGCGACGGTCAACAGCTCCGGGTCGACGTGGATCCCGACCGCGTGCGCCGCGTTCGAGCGCAGCCGCACCGGCGTCCGCGGTTTGCCGAGCCGCTCGGCCCGCTCCTGCGCCTCCTCCACCAGCAGGCCCTGCTGCAGCAGGATGCGCAGGATCCGGGAGACCGACTGCTGGGTGAGACCGGTACGGCGGGAGATCTCGGTCCGGCTGATGATGCCGGCCAGCCGGATCGTCTCGATGATCACGGCCTCGTTGAACGAGCCCAGGTCGTACTGGTTCGCGCCGGCGCGCCGCACCAGCCCTTCGACCGAATCGCTCATCTCCACCTCCCCATCGTCGTCCCGTACTGGCCGTGATCGTACTGCCGATCTACGGTGCTTCCAGGGCTCCGTCGATCCGCCGTACGCCGGCCGCCCACTCGTCGTGGCCGGACAGCGCCGCCGGATAGCGCGCCGCCGCCTCCTCGTCGAGGTCGATCCCCCAGCCCGGGGCCTCGTTCGGGCGCAGCCAGCCGTCCTCGATCCGCAGCGTGCCGGGGAACACCTCGTGCACGGCGTCGTCGTAGATGTGGCCCTCCTGGATGCCGAAGGCAACGGACGTGACGTCGAGCGCGACGTTCGCCGCGGCACCGATCGGCGACGTGTCGCCAGGACCGTGCCACGCGGTCCGGACACCGCACAGCTCGGCCAGGTCGGCGAGCTTGCGGGCCGGCGTCAGACCGCCGATGTCCGAGACGTGCGACCGGATGAAGTCCACGCCGTGGTCGCGGATCAGCCGGATCGCGTCGTTCATCGACGTGGTCAGCTCGCCGACCGCGAGCGGTACCGGCGACGCGGCCCGGACCTCGGGCAGCCGGTCCCAGTGCTCCGGTGCGAGCACGTCCTCGAGGAAGAACAGGCCGTACGGCTCGAGCGATCGGGCGAGGATGATCGCCTCCTTCGGCGTCAACCGCGAGTGCACGTCGTGCAGCAGTTCGATGTTGTCCGGCAGCGCCTGCCGCGCCTCGGCGAACAACTCCGGCGTCGTGCGCAGGTAGTCGCGTGCGGACCAGCCGTTGTGGTACGGCGCGTTCGGGTAGAGCGTCGCGAGCCGCGGAGCGCCGTACCCACCGCCGCCCGGTGTCGAGACCTGCAGCCGGATGTGCCGCCAGCCCTGCCCGATCAGCTTCTGCGCATGCGTGATCGTGTCCTCGATCGTCGCCCCGCTGGCGTGGATGTACGTGTCCGCGGCGGCGCGGACCTTGCCGCCGAGCAGTTCGTACACCGGCATCCCCGCGCGCTTGCCGGCGATGTCCCACAGCGCCTGGTCGATCCCCGAGATCGCGTTGTTGGTGACCGGGCCGCCGCGCCAGTACCCGGAGTACGACGCGAGTCGCGTCAGGTCACCGATGTCGCCCGGGTAGCGGCCGACGAGCAGCCGGGCAAGGTGCTCGTCGACGAACGTCTGTACCGCCTTCCAGCGCTGCGTGAACGTGGCGCAGCCGAGCCCGTACAGGCCCGGTTCGGTGGTTTCGATCTTCACGACCACCAGTGGGATGCCTTGCGGCGCGGTGACGATCGCCTTGACCGAACGGATCCGGAGGTCGTCACGGACCGGCCACGGCTGGTCGAAGTTCGAGGGCATGTCAGGGCTCCAGGGGAAGGGTCGGAAGGTCGAGTTCGTGCCGGGCCTGGAAGCCCAGCACGGTACGGATGGCGGTCAGGTCGATCGGTACCTCACGGTCCACGAACCGGCGCGCACGCGGCACGTCCGGCGCGAACCGGTCCAGCAGGTCCTCGGTCGCGTACGGCGCGTTGGTGGTGCCGGCCGCGACGAAGAACGTGTGCGCACCGGACAGCGGCGCGGTCAGCGCGAGTTCCACGGCGTACGCCGCGTCCCGGGTGTCGAGGTACGTCCACGCCTCGCGCAGCCCGATGCCCGGGTTCTCCCGCATGTGGTCCGACATCCGCTGCAGGGCCTCGGCCGAGTTCACGTGCGGGAACCGGAACGAGACCACGTCGATCCCCCACCGGCGCCACGCCATCCGTGCGGTGTTCTCGTCGTTCTGCTTGGACAGCGAGTACCAGTCGGCGACGTCGCTCGGCGCCTTCTCGTCCCAGGGGAAGTACGCCGGGCGGATCTCGTGCGGGTTGAACGGGACGCCGGTGGCGTTGATGCTGCTCGCGATCACCGCCCGGTCGATGCCCAGGGCACCGGCCTGCGCGAGCACGTTGAACGTCGACACCACATTGGTTGTGTACACGTCGTACGGCGAACCGGCCGATGGGTGCGGCAGCGCCGCCAGGTGTACGACGTACTCGACACCCTGCAGCGCTCGCGCGACGTCGGTCTCGGACCGGGTGTCGCCGATCAGCACCCGGTCCGCCTTCAGATCGGGGTGTTCGACGTTCGACAACGCGGTCACCTTCGCGCCGAGCTCGTTCAGGTGCTCGACCGTGACCAGCCCGATCCGGCCGGCGGCCCCCGTGACCAGCACCCGCCGGCCGTTCAGTTCACTCACTCTTTGATGCCTCCGGACATTCCTACTCCGCGCAGGAACTGCTTCTGGAACAACAAGAACAGGACCACCGGGATCAGTACCGCCAGGAACAACGCGCTCATCTGCAGTGAGATCTCCGTGGTCTTCTGTACCCTCGGAAGGGCGACCGAGATCGGCTGCAGGCGCGGGTCCGGCAGTACCAGCAACGGCCAGAGGTAATCCTTCCACGAACCGATCACGGTCAGCAGCGCGACGACGCCCACGATCGGCTTCGACAGCGGCAGGATCAGCGCGGTGAACAGCCGCAGGTTGCTCGCCCCGTCGATCCGGGCCGCCTCGATCAGCTCGCGCGGGATTGCGTCGAAGTACCGCTTCATCACCAGCACGTTGAACGCGCCGGCCGCCGACGGCAGCCAGACTGCCCAGAACGTGTTCTGCAGGCTGATCCCGAGCAGCGGCATCTTCAGCACCGTCATGTAGAGCGGTACCAGCGAGATGACCCCGGGCAGGAACAGCGTCGCGAGCACGGCGCCGGTGACGACCGGACCCCACTTCGGGCGCAGGATGCTCAGCACGAAGGCACCCGTCGTACACACGAACAGCGTCGAGAGCATCGACCCGATCGCGATGAACGCGGTGTTGCCGAGGTACGCGCCGATCTGCACGCGGTTCCAGGCGTCCGGGATGTTCTTCAACTGGATCCCCGACGGCCACAGCTGCATCGGCCCGCTGAGGATGTCCTGACTGGTCGAGACGCCGGACTTGAGCAGCCACAGCAGCGGCCCCACACCGGCGATCACGACAGCGACGAAGATCAGCACCTGGATGGCCGGCAGGCCGAAGCGGACCACGCCGCGCTGCCGGTCGGCGGTCGAGATGATTCCGCGTTCATAACTCATGTCGTACTCCAGCGGCGGGTGACGAAGTGGTAGACGGCCGACAGCACGCACAGCACGAGCGCGAGCAGCACGCTGAGCGCGGTGGCGGCGCCGAAGTCACCGTTGATGAACGCGTACCGGTAGATCAGCAGCAGGACGGTCGTGGTCGCGTTGTTCGGACCGCCGCCGGTGAATAGGAACGGTTCGGTGAACACCTGGAACGTCCCGATGAGCTGCAGCAGCATCATGATCAGGATGATTCCGCGGATCTGCGGCAGCGTGACGTGCCAGACCCGGCGCCAGATCCCAGCTCCGTCCAGCTCGGCAGCCTCGTACAACTCCGTGCGTACGCCGGTCAGCGCGGCCAGGTAGATGATCGAGGTCGCGCCGGCGCCGGCCCAGGTGGCCTCCAGAACGATCGCGGGCATCGCCAGCGTCGGCGAGTTCAGCCACGCGAACGGGCCGAGGCCGAACCAGCCGAGGATCGAGTTGAACACGCCCGCGCCGCTCGGGTCGTAGAAGAACGTCCAGAGCAGGATCGCGGCGACCGGCGGTACGACGGCCGGCAGGTACGAGAGCACGTTGTACAGCCACCCGGCCTTGCGCAGTTCGCTGACGAACACGGCCAGGAACAACGGCACCGGGAAACCGAAGACCAGTGCCAGCGCGGCGAAGTACAACGTGTTGAGAGCGGCCTGCGGGAGCTGCGGGTCGGTCAGCACGTAGCTGAAGTTCGACCAGCCGACCCATTCCGGCGCCTGGACCAGGTTGTTCTTCTGGAAGCTCAGGACCAGGCCGCGGACGATCGGGCCCCAGGAGAAGTACAGGAAGATCAGCACCAGCGGCAGGCCGAAGGCGATGCTGCTGAGCCCGCCGGAGCGGTACCAGGTCATGATCGACCTGGCACTGCTCCGGCTCTGCTTGGGCGAGCGTGGCTGGAACATCGGGTTACCGGGCCAGACGCGCGTCGATCTTCGAAGCGGCATCGCTGACCAGCTTGTCGATGTCCACATCCTTCTTCGTCAACACCTGCTGGACCACCGGGTCGAGCAGCGAGTAGACCTCCTGGCCCTTGTTCGGCGGCTCCGGCAGCAGCTTCAGCGACGTGGTCGAGTCGATGTAGCCCTGGAACTGCTTCACCGGGACATTCACGTACGGCTCACGCCACTTGTTGTACTGGTCGTACGTCGCCTGGCTCAGCGGCGAGATGCCGGGACGGCCGACGAAGCCCTTGTCGGCGATCGCGTTCTTCGCGTCCGCCACCGCCGCGGCCTCGTTGGTGTACTTGTCGAACTGGTCGAACTTGATCCACTTCAGCGCCGCGACGATCTCGTTCTTCGTCGCCTTCGGGCTGATCATCTTCAGCGAACCACCGGTCAGCGTGCCGTGCGGCCCGCCGTCCTGCGGCAGCGCGCCCTCACCGAAGTCGGCCGGCTTCATCCCGAACTGCTTGACGCTCATGTCGTACGCGTCCGGCGCTTGCAGCACCATGCCGATCTTGCCGGCCGCGAAGTCCTGGCGGACCTCCTCCTGGTTGTAGAGGAAGCGGCTGCCCATCGAGTTGTCGGTCCAGCGCATGTCCTTCAGCAGCTGCAGCGCCTTCTTGGTCGGCGCGTCGTTGAACGTGGACTTCTTGCCGTCCGGGCTCTCGACCGTGCCGCCCATGCTGTACGTCATCGTGGTCAGCATCCAGCCACCCGTGTTGTTCGTGGTGAGCTGCGCGTACCCGGCCTTGCCGGTCTTCTCCGAGATCTGCTTGGCGTACTGCCGGACCTCGTCCCAGGTCGTCGGCGGCTTGTCCGGGTCCAGGCCGGCCTGCTTGAACAGGTTCCGGTTGTAGGCGAGTCCGACCGAGAACACGTCGGTCGGTACGCCGTAGATCCGGCCGTTGGCGTCCTCGACGATCTTCAGGACGTTCGGGTTCAGGTCCTTGGTCAGGTCGACCAGCTTCAGCTCGTCGGTGATGTCCGGCAGCTGCTTGTTCGGGATCATGTTGGCCGGCTCGGTGAAGCTGATGCTCATCACCGTCGGCAGCGTCCCGCCCGCGACCTGCGCCTGGAAGGTCTGCGCCTGCCAGCTGGTCTCGGTCGACTTCACCGTGATGTTCGGGTACTTCGCCATGAAGTCGCTGACCTTCTGGTTGAAGGCCTTCAGGTCGTTCGGCTTGTCCGGGGTGGGCCGGTCGCCGATCGTGATCGTGACCGGCGCCTTCTCGTCCACGGCCGCGGCACCGCCGCCGGACGACGCCGGGTCCGTCCCCTTCGCACAGCCGGCCGCGAGCATCAGCCCGGCAACCCCCAGGGCGGTTCCGTACCGGCCCCACCTGCGCACTCTGATCATCGGAACTCCTCAGGTTTCCGGATACCGCCGATGTGCTCTGAGCCACACACCGGCCAGGTCCCGAGTAAGTTAAACCAAGCGTGTTACTAACTCAAGACCTTGATCCACCGATCTGCGGTAACGCTTTCGCAACGTCGAACCGGTCGCTCACGCTCCGACGTACCGGACGACGAGAGGAGATCGACATGACCAACCAGGTCGTGCACTTCGAGATCATCGGAACCGATCCGGCCCGGCTGCAGGACTACTACCGCGACCTCTTCGGGTGGAGCTATGACCTCGGCGACACCGTGTCCGAACAGGTGTCCGAGCCGGGGCAGTACGGGTTCGTCGGCGACGCCGGGCTCAACGGCGGCGTCGGTGGCGGTACGTCGCTGCAGCCGAAGGTGCTGTTCTACGTCGGGGTCGACGACGTCGGCACCGCGCTCGCCCGCGCCGACGAACTGGGCGGGACGCGGGTCTTCGGACCGGACGGGGTGCCGGGGAAGCTGGTGGTAGGGCAGTTAACCGACCCCGAGGGGAACCTGGTCGGGCTCGCCGGGCCGCGGTAAACGGGTGGAGGTTGCGGCGGCCGGACGTGAGGATGGGCCCATGGAGCTCCGACCGGCGACCGCGGCCGACTTCCCGTTCCTGATGGAGATGTTGCTCGAGGCGTGCAACTGGGACGGGACGCCTTGGTACGACGAGGCGAAGGTACGGCGGGACGATCACGCCTGGCGGTATCTGGACGGGTGGCCGGCGGCGACGGACTTCGGGGTGGTCGCGGAGGTTGACGGCTCCCCCGCCGGCGCCACCTGGGCGCGGTTGCTGATGTCGGAGCGGCGCGGATACGGGTACGTCGCGGACGACGTACCCGAGTTGACCCTGGGCGTGGCGGCCGGGTTCCGGCGGCGTGGGGTGGGGCGCGGGTTGTTGACGGAGGTGATCGCGCAGGCGCGCGCAGCGTCGTACAGGCGACTGTCGCTCAGCGTGGATCCGGACAACCCGGCGCGGAAGTTGTACGAATCGCTCGGCTTCCGGAAGGTGGGTGTCGTCGGTACGTCGGACACGATGGTGCTGGAGCTCCAGCCGCCGGCGGTTTAGCCGAAGCCGCGGACGCGGAACTGCATCACGCGGTACGGCCAGCCGTCGTTCGTGTTCCACTGGCTGACCGACAGGTGCAGATCCGACAGCGTCGACCCGGGGATGACGTAACCGCCGTACAGCTGAGCCACGTGGTTGTCGTCCTCGGAGCCCCACGCGCCGCCGTAGATGAGGGTCTGCCGGTACGCCGTGTAGAGGTTCGACGTCGGCGTGTCCATGATCATGCCGTCTATCCGGTAGTCGCCGGCGTCGAACCAGGTGAGTACCCATTTGCCGCCGAGCGGCCGGAGGCTCATCTCGCCGAAGCTGCCGTTGAGGATCGGCGTCGCCGGATTGCCCCAGGCCCAGACGCCGTCGCGGTAGCCCCACGGCTCGTAGGCGCCCGGATTCGCGATCTGCTCCTG includes the following:
- a CDS encoding ABC transporter substrate-binding protein — translated: MIRVRRWGRYGTALGVAGLMLAAGCAKGTDPASSGGGAAAVDEKAPVTITIGDRPTPDKPNDLKAFNQKVSDFMAKYPNITVKSTETSWQAQTFQAQVAGGTLPTVMSISFTEPANMIPNKQLPDITDELKLVDLTKDLNPNVLKIVEDANGRIYGVPTDVFSVGLAYNRNLFKQAGLDPDKPPTTWDEVRQYAKQISEKTGKAGYAQLTTNNTGGWMLTTMTYSMGGTVESPDGKKSTFNDAPTKKALQLLKDMRWTDNSMGSRFLYNQEEVRQDFAAGKIGMVLQAPDAYDMSVKQFGMKPADFGEGALPQDGGPHGTLTGGSLKMISPKATKNEIVAALKWIKFDQFDKYTNEAAAVADAKNAIADKGFVGRPGISPLSQATYDQYNKWREPYVNVPVKQFQGYIDSTTSLKLLPEPPNKGQEVYSLLDPVVQQVLTKKDVDIDKLVSDAASKIDARLAR
- a CDS encoding VOC family protein; amino-acid sequence: MTNQVVHFEIIGTDPARLQDYYRDLFGWSYDLGDTVSEQVSEPGQYGFVGDAGLNGGVGGGTSLQPKVLFYVGVDDVGTALARADELGGTRVFGPDGVPGKLVVGQLTDPEGNLVGLAGPR
- a CDS encoding carbohydrate ABC transporter permease is translated as MTWYRSGGLSSIAFGLPLVLIFLYFSWGPIVRGLVLSFQKNNLVQAPEWVGWSNFSYVLTDPQLPQAALNTLYFAALALVFGFPVPLFLAVFVSELRKAGWLYNVLSYLPAVVPPVAAILLWTFFYDPSGAGVFNSILGWFGLGPFAWLNSPTLAMPAIVLEATWAGAGATSIIYLAALTGVRTELYEAAELDGAGIWRRVWHVTLPQIRGIILIMMLLQLIGTFQVFTEPFLFTGGGPNNATTTVLLLIYRYAFINGDFGAATALSVLLALVLCVLSAVYHFVTRRWSTT
- a CDS encoding GNAT family N-acetyltransferase yields the protein MELRPATAADFPFLMEMLLEACNWDGTPWYDEAKVRRDDHAWRYLDGWPAATDFGVVAEVDGSPAGATWARLLMSERRGYGYVADDVPELTLGVAAGFRRRGVGRGLLTEVIAQARAASYRRLSLSVDPDNPARKLYESLGFRKVGVVGTSDTMVLELQPPAV